One region of Deltaproteobacteria bacterium genomic DNA includes:
- the udk gene encoding uridine kinase translates to MPSTNQTPVLVGIAGGTGSGKSTVAANIAAGLPADKVAVIDHDSYYKHHPDMPMEERELLNYDHPDSLDNELFIKHLDMLRAGQSVEVPSYDFRTHGRTQATRTLLPAPVVIVEGILVFVDEAIRDRLDVKVFVDTDSDIRVIRRIRRDMEARGRTFQQVREQYYKTVRPMHLQFVEPSKRWADIIIPEGGNNRVALDLVLGKLLQI, encoded by the coding sequence ATGCCTTCAACTAATCAAACACCCGTACTCGTAGGAATCGCCGGTGGTACCGGATCAGGTAAGAGCACCGTTGCTGCCAATATTGCGGCCGGATTGCCCGCCGATAAAGTAGCGGTCATCGACCACGACAGCTACTACAAGCACCACCCCGATATGCCCATGGAAGAGCGGGAGCTGCTCAACTATGACCACCCCGACTCGCTGGACAACGAATTGTTTATCAAGCATTTGGATATGCTTCGCGCTGGCCAAAGTGTGGAAGTCCCATCGTACGATTTCCGTACACACGGACGCACTCAAGCCACTCGAACTTTGTTGCCTGCCCCGGTGGTTATTGTTGAAGGTATTTTGGTTTTTGTCGACGAAGCCATCCGCGACCGTCTCGACGTGAAAGTATTCGTCGATACAGACTCCGACATCCGAGTAATACGCCGTATCCGTCGTGATATGGAGGCACGTGGCCGAACCTTCCAACAGGTCCGGGAGCAGTATTATAAAACCGTTCGGCCCATGCATCTTCAGTTTGTGGAACCGAGCAAGCGCTGGGCGGATATCATCATTCCAGAAGGCGGCAATAACCGGGTCGCACTTGACCTGGTTCTCGGAAAATTACTGCAAATTTAG
- a CDS encoding flippase-like domain-containing protein, giving the protein MRGFRRFVPGLIVSLVLLYWVFRGLDTTDLMKVYRNLDAPLLFVSATLFIPMQLFRLGRWILLTSPLGVVSFREQIRISIVGNALTILLPLRLGEFSRPAMLKSVSGVPVSSGLGVTALERVLDGLLISGVFWALIPFMPIAATENKVVFGAAIGSGLLFSTAALALVGMATRPQWIELVGLQTMGRLAPSLWEKVWELMKAFVAGLQVLRGPRNILAVFGATVGYWGANALVVAGVAAACGMKLPWVAAPLILCVLVFAIMLPSAPGFLGTYQAALVLGLSLFDYQAGQAATYAMVLYPLNMLLMVGMALPYVGGISDVVAQTKDAFRHS; this is encoded by the coding sequence ATGAGGGGATTTAGGCGATTCGTCCCGGGGCTTATTGTTAGCTTGGTTCTCTTGTATTGGGTCTTTCGTGGGCTGGATACAACTGACCTGATGAAAGTCTACCGAAATCTTGATGCCCCGCTGCTCTTTGTAAGCGCCACTTTATTCATTCCAATGCAGCTGTTTCGGTTGGGGCGTTGGATCCTTCTAACGAGCCCGCTTGGTGTAGTTTCATTTCGAGAACAAATAAGAATTAGCATTGTGGGAAATGCTTTAACGATTTTACTTCCTTTACGGCTAGGTGAATTTTCACGGCCGGCCATGTTAAAGTCGGTTTCAGGAGTACCTGTTAGCAGTGGACTTGGTGTAACTGCTCTTGAACGAGTATTGGACGGACTACTTATCTCGGGCGTGTTTTGGGCCTTGATTCCGTTTATGCCTATCGCGGCGACTGAGAATAAAGTTGTTTTTGGTGCAGCCATCGGTTCGGGTTTGCTCTTTTCAACTGCAGCGCTTGCGCTTGTTGGAATGGCAACACGCCCCCAATGGATAGAGCTTGTGGGACTCCAGACAATGGGTCGTTTGGCACCGAGTTTATGGGAAAAGGTTTGGGAGCTTATGAAGGCGTTCGTAGCAGGCTTACAGGTGTTACGGGGGCCTCGGAATATTCTGGCGGTTTTTGGGGCAACGGTTGGCTACTGGGGCGCGAATGCGCTGGTGGTTGCCGGTGTGGCTGCTGCTTGCGGTATGAAGCTGCCTTGGGTGGCGGCTCCTCTTATTCTATGTGTCTTGGTGTTTGCGATTATGCTGCCATCGGCACCCGGTTTTTTGGGCACCTATCAAGCTGCTTTGGTTCTCGGATTGTCGTTGTTTGATTATCAGGCAGGTCAAGCCGCTACCTACGCAATGGTTCTTTATCCGCTTAACATGCTTTTGATGGTGGGTATGGCGCTGCCTTATGTCGGCGGAATATCGGATGTCGTTGCTCAAACGAAAGATGCCTTTAGGCATTCCTAA